The following proteins are encoded in a genomic region of Hippocampus zosterae strain Florida chromosome 2, ASM2543408v3, whole genome shotgun sequence:
- the LOC127596861 gene encoding succinate dehydrogenase [ubiquinone] iron-sulfur subunit, mitochondrial-like — protein MSIPCGALTRNALALRNFGIFVAVRNAQTMTSPAPEPRVKKFQIYRWDPDTAGDKPRMQTFDVDLNTCGPMVLDALIKIKNEMDPTLTFRRSCREGICGSCAMNINGGNTLACLNKIDSNTNKATKIYPLPHMYVVKDLVPDMSNFYAQYKSIEPYLKKKDETREGKDQYYQSVEDRQKLDGLYECILCACCSTSCPSYWWNGDKYLGPAVLMQAYRWMIDSRDDFTEERLSKLQDPFSLYRCHTIMNCTKSCPKGLNPAKAIAEIKKMMAIYQEKKAVAS, from the exons ATGTCGATACCTTGCGGCGCCTTGACTCGGAATGCTTTGGCACTAAGGAACTTTGGCATTTTCGTG GCGGTGCGCAATGCCCAGACCATGACTTCACCTGCTCCTGAACCCCGGGTAAAGAAGTTCCAGATTTACCGCTGGGATCCAGACACTGCTGGAGACAAACCCCGTATGCAGACTTTTGATGTTGACCTAAACAC CTGTGGTCCGATGGTTCTGGATGCCCTCATCAAGATCAAGAATGAGATGGACCCCACGCTTACATTCAGACGTTCCTGTCGTGAGG GTATTTGTGGCTCATGTGCCATGAACATCAATGGAGGCAATACGCTTGCATGCCTCAACAAAATAGAcagcaacacaaacaaagcCACTAAAATATACCCGCTCCCTCACATGTACGTGGTCAAAGATCTTGTGCCT GACATGAGCAACTTCTATGCACAGTACAAATCCATTGAGCCCTACCTAAAAAAGAAGGATGAAACTCGGGAAGGGAAGGACCAATATTACCAGTCAGTGGAGGACAGACAAAAACTG GACGGCTTGTATGAGTGCATCCTGTGTGCATGCTGCAGCACCAGTTGTCCGAGTTATTGGTGGAATGGGGACAAATACTTAGGACCCGCTGTTCTCATGCAG GCCTACCGGTGGATGATCGACTCTCGCGATGACTTTACTGAGGAGCGGCTGTCTAAACTTCAGGACCCCTTCTCTCTCTACCGCTGCCACACTATCATGAATTGCACCAAGTCCTGCCCCAAG GGACTCAACCCAGCGAAGGCCATCGCTGAGATCAAGAAAATGATGGCAATTTACCAAGAAAAGAAAGCGGTTGCATCATGA
- the tmem240a gene encoding transmembrane protein 240 isoform X1, whose protein sequence is MHMITTTMIFMILGASVVMAIACLMDMNALLDRFHNYILPHLRGEDRVCHCNCGRHHVHYVIPYDGDHSLVDSSENYFVSDSVTKQEMDLMLGLLLGFCISWLLLWLDGILHCAVRAWRSSRYYDTPSWSWLPQFCNLRELRRRAQLRQLDDSSGNMVHIKQKLYHNGHPSPRHL, encoded by the exons ATGCATATGATCACAACCACCATGATTTTTATGATTCTGGGTGCTTCAGTTGTCATG GCGATCGCCTGTTTAATGGACATGAACGCACTACTTGATCGCTTCCACAACTACATCCTGCCACATCTACGAGGGGAGGACCGCGTCTGTCACTGCAACTGTGGAAG GCATCATGTCCACTATGTCATTCCGTACGATGGGGACCATTCCCTGGTGGACTCCTCAGAGAACTACTTTGTCAGTGACAGTGTGACCAAGCAGGAGATGGACTTGATGCTGGGTCTTCTGTTGGGCTTCTGCATCAGCTGGCTCTTGCTGTGGCTGGACGGCATCCTGCACTGCGCCGTCAGGGCCTGGAGGTCGAGCCGCTACTACG ATACGCCATCCTGGTCATGGCTGCCACAGTTCTGCAACCTTCGAGAGTTGCGTCGCAGGGCCCAGCTCCGACAGTTAGACGACTCAAGTGGCAACATGGTGCATATCAAGCAGAAGCTCTACCACAATGGCCACCCAAGCCCCCGTCATCTCTGA
- the tmem240a gene encoding transmembrane protein 240 isoform X2 — protein sequence MDMNALLDRFHNYILPHLRGEDRVCHCNCGRHHVHYVIPYDGDHSLVDSSENYFVSDSVTKQEMDLMLGLLLGFCISWLLLWLDGILHCAVRAWRSSRYYDTPSWSWLPQFCNLRELRRRAQLRQLDDSSGNMVHIKQKLYHNGHPSPRHL from the exons ATGGACATGAACGCACTACTTGATCGCTTCCACAACTACATCCTGCCACATCTACGAGGGGAGGACCGCGTCTGTCACTGCAACTGTGGAAG GCATCATGTCCACTATGTCATTCCGTACGATGGGGACCATTCCCTGGTGGACTCCTCAGAGAACTACTTTGTCAGTGACAGTGTGACCAAGCAGGAGATGGACTTGATGCTGGGTCTTCTGTTGGGCTTCTGCATCAGCTGGCTCTTGCTGTGGCTGGACGGCATCCTGCACTGCGCCGTCAGGGCCTGGAGGTCGAGCCGCTACTACG ATACGCCATCCTGGTCATGGCTGCCACAGTTCTGCAACCTTCGAGAGTTGCGTCGCAGGGCCCAGCTCCGACAGTTAGACGACTCAAGTGGCAACATGGTGCATATCAAGCAGAAGCTCTACCACAATGGCCACCCAAGCCCCCGTCATCTCTGA